In Vibrio celticus, one genomic interval encodes:
- the arcA gene encoding arginine deiminase yields MSKFYVGSEIGQLRRVLVHRPRRALTHLTPSNCHDLLFDDVLAVERAGKEHDAFTQTLRDQGVEVLLLTDLLADTLAVPEAKDWLLSHQVSDYRLGKTFANDVRCYLGDLPNLELAKILTGGLSYAEMPMKSSSMMQGMHAPTDFIIEPLPNHLFTRDTSCWVYGGVSINPMAKPARQRETNHVRAIYRWHPTFAGQDFIKYFGDEESISYDNSTIEGGDVLVIGRGTVLIGMSERTTAQGVEHLASSLFKHGQAKQVIAMQLPKHRSCMHLDTVMTHMNEDTFSVYPEVVSKDVQCWNLTGDESGAVKVKEEGYFVTAIEKALGVDKLNLITTGGDNFHAEREQWNDANNVLTVKPGVVIGYEGNTYTNEKYDKAGITVLPIPGDELGRGRGGARCMSCPIERDGI; encoded by the coding sequence ATGAGTAAGTTCTATGTAGGTTCTGAAATAGGTCAATTACGCCGCGTTCTAGTTCACCGCCCAAGACGCGCACTGACTCACTTAACACCCTCTAACTGTCACGATTTGCTATTTGATGACGTACTGGCTGTTGAGCGTGCAGGTAAAGAGCATGATGCATTTACTCAAACGCTACGTGATCAAGGTGTTGAGGTTCTTCTTCTTACTGACCTACTAGCAGACACGCTAGCCGTGCCAGAAGCGAAAGATTGGCTTTTGAGCCATCAAGTTTCTGATTACCGCTTAGGCAAAACCTTTGCTAACGATGTGCGCTGCTACTTGGGTGACTTACCAAACCTAGAGCTAGCGAAAATCCTAACGGGTGGTCTGTCTTACGCTGAAATGCCAATGAAATCATCTTCAATGATGCAAGGCATGCACGCACCAACTGACTTCATTATCGAGCCACTACCAAATCACCTATTTACTCGCGACACCTCTTGCTGGGTATACGGTGGTGTATCTATCAACCCAATGGCGAAACCAGCTCGTCAACGTGAAACCAACCACGTTCGCGCTATTTACCGCTGGCACCCAACATTCGCCGGCCAAGACTTCATTAAATACTTCGGCGATGAAGAAAGCATTAGTTACGACAACTCAACCATTGAGGGTGGTGACGTTCTTGTTATCGGTCGCGGCACAGTACTTATCGGTATGTCTGAGCGCACAACAGCACAAGGTGTTGAGCACTTAGCATCTAGCCTATTCAAACACGGTCAAGCGAAACAAGTTATCGCCATGCAGCTACCAAAACACCGCTCTTGCATGCACTTAGACACCGTGATGACGCACATGAACGAAGATACGTTCTCTGTTTACCCTGAAGTGGTGAGTAAAGACGTGCAGTGCTGGAACCTAACTGGCGATGAGTCTGGCGCAGTGAAAGTGAAAGAAGAAGGCTACTTCGTAACGGCTATCGAAAAAGCACTTGGCGTAGACAAGCTAAACCTAATCACGACCGGTGGTGACAACTTCCATGCAGAGCGTGAGCAGTGGAACGATGCAAACAATGTTCTAACGGTTAAACCTGGCGTCGTGATTGGCTACGAAGGCAATACCTACACCAACGAAAAATACGACAAAGCAGGCATCACCGTTCTTCCTATCCCTGGAGATGAACTTGGCCGCGGTCGCGGTGGCGCACGCTGCATGAGCTGCCCAATTGAGCGTGATGGTATCTAA
- a CDS encoding YfcC family protein: MTTQTIPSEKKKGGFFANFKFPSAYTILFILIAFVALLTWIVPAGQYDRAMNEELGREVPVTGTYQAVEGNPQGVIDVLLAPIDGFYDHNSYEAAAIDVSLFILIIGGFLGLVTKTGAIDAGIERVTARLEGREELMIPILMALFAAGGTVYGMAEESLPFYTLLVPVMMAARFDPLVAAATVLLGAGIGVLGSTINPFATVIAANASGIPFTDGIVLRIAMLIIGWGICVAYVMRYARMVQADPTTSIVYDKYEENKAHFLGNASGEKLEFTATRKLILTIFGGSFAVMIYGVSVAGWWMAEISAMFLAATIIVGIVARMSEEEFTTSFIDGARDLLGVALIIGIARGIVVVMDRGMITDTILFSAEQMVTGLSSVIFINVMFFLEILLSFLVPSTSGLAVLTMPIMAPLADFAGVGRDLVITAYQSASGLVNLITPTSAVVMGGLAIARVPYVRWVKWVMPLVGILMVFCIVVLSIGALI, from the coding sequence ATGACAACTCAAACGATACCAAGCGAGAAAAAAAAGGGCGGCTTCTTTGCCAACTTTAAATTCCCTTCTGCCTACACCATTCTATTTATTCTGATTGCGTTCGTCGCACTGCTTACCTGGATTGTTCCAGCAGGCCAATACGACCGTGCAATGAATGAAGAGCTAGGCCGAGAAGTCCCCGTAACCGGAACCTATCAAGCGGTAGAAGGTAACCCTCAAGGCGTGATTGATGTACTGCTAGCGCCTATTGACGGCTTCTACGACCACAATAGCTATGAAGCGGCGGCTATCGACGTTTCGCTGTTCATCTTAATCATTGGTGGCTTCTTAGGCCTAGTAACCAAAACGGGTGCCATTGATGCCGGTATCGAGCGCGTCACCGCCCGCTTAGAAGGGCGAGAAGAGTTGATGATACCAATACTGATGGCGCTATTTGCCGCAGGTGGTACCGTCTACGGCATGGCGGAAGAATCACTGCCCTTCTATACATTGCTAGTGCCTGTAATGATGGCAGCTCGCTTTGACCCTCTAGTTGCTGCTGCGACCGTACTGCTTGGCGCAGGTATTGGGGTGCTGGGTTCAACGATTAACCCATTCGCAACCGTGATCGCTGCCAACGCCTCTGGTATTCCATTTACAGACGGTATCGTGTTGCGCATTGCGATGTTGATTATTGGTTGGGGTATTTGTGTTGCCTACGTGATGCGTTACGCAAGAATGGTTCAAGCTGATCCAACAACATCAATTGTCTACGACAAATACGAAGAGAACAAAGCGCACTTCTTAGGTAATGCGAGCGGCGAAAAACTTGAATTCACCGCGACTCGCAAACTGATTCTGACCATTTTTGGTGGCTCGTTCGCTGTGATGATTTACGGTGTATCCGTTGCTGGATGGTGGATGGCTGAGATCTCAGCTATGTTCCTAGCAGCAACCATCATCGTTGGTATTGTGGCTCGCATGAGCGAAGAAGAGTTTACCACCAGCTTCATTGATGGTGCCCGCGACCTACTTGGCGTTGCGCTTATCATAGGTATTGCACGTGGTATCGTGGTGGTGATGGACCGCGGTATGATCACCGATACCATTCTCTTCTCAGCAGAACAGATGGTAACGGGGCTTTCTTCGGTTATCTTCATTAACGTGATGTTCTTCTTAGAGATTCTACTGTCGTTCTTAGTGCCATCGACCTCTGGCTTAGCGGTACTGACCATGCCAATCATGGCACCACTGGCCGACTTTGCTGGCGTAGGTCGTGACCTGGTGATCACCGCGTACCAATCAGCATCTGGCTTGGTGAACCTAATTACACCAACCTCTGCGGTGGTGATGGGTGGCTTGGCGATTGCTCGCGTCCCTTATGTACGCTGGGTTAAATGGGTGATGCCATTAGTCGGTATCTTAATGGTGTTTTGTATTGTTGTACTGAGTATTGGTGCGCTGATCTAA
- a CDS encoding anaerobic C4-dicarboxylate transporter, protein MIAVELFVVLLFIFLGARIGGIGIGFAGGAGVIALSLILGVPTSQSFIPIDVILIIMSVITAIAAMQVAGGMDWLVQIAENFLRKHPERITFYAPIVTFVMTLMAGTGHTAFSTLPVIAEVAKGQGVRPSRPLSIAVVASQIAITASPISAAVVAFAAMLAPFGVDYLTLLMVCIPTTFIACMVGAVVANYMGSELKDDPVYQERLEKGLIKLATEEKREILPTAKRATYIFLAAIGFVVCYAAAISSSVGLIENPALGRNEAIMSVMLAAAAAIVMFTKIDAAKISSAPTFRSGMTACVCVLGVAWLGSTFVNAHVAEIKDVAGALLADYPWMLALVLFFASMLLYSQGATTVALMPAALAIGVAPLTAVASFAAVSALFVLPTYPTLLAAVEMDDTGSTRIGKYVFNHPFFIPGVATISTAVALGFAFGGLFI, encoded by the coding sequence ATGATTGCAGTAGAACTGTTTGTCGTCCTGCTCTTTATCTTTTTGGGGGCCAGAATTGGCGGTATCGGTATTGGTTTTGCCGGTGGTGCTGGTGTTATTGCCCTTTCACTTATTCTTGGCGTTCCAACAAGCCAATCTTTCATCCCGATCGACGTAATCTTGATCATCATGTCAGTTATCACCGCAATTGCTGCAATGCAAGTTGCTGGCGGTATGGACTGGTTGGTACAAATTGCCGAAAACTTTTTGCGTAAACACCCTGAACGCATCACCTTTTACGCGCCGATTGTGACCTTTGTAATGACATTAATGGCGGGAACTGGTCATACAGCATTCTCTACGCTTCCTGTTATTGCAGAAGTAGCGAAAGGCCAAGGTGTTCGTCCTTCTCGTCCACTGTCTATCGCAGTTGTCGCTTCTCAAATTGCTATCACAGCTTCGCCAATCTCGGCTGCAGTTGTGGCTTTCGCAGCGATGCTGGCGCCATTTGGTGTTGATTACTTAACGCTATTGATGGTTTGTATCCCAACAACCTTCATCGCTTGTATGGTTGGTGCGGTTGTTGCTAACTACATGGGTAGCGAACTGAAAGACGATCCTGTTTACCAAGAGCGTTTAGAGAAAGGTCTAATCAAACTGGCAACAGAAGAGAAGCGCGAAATTCTACCAACAGCGAAGAGAGCGACTTACATCTTCCTAGCGGCGATTGGTTTCGTGGTTTGTTACGCAGCGGCTATCTCTAGCTCTGTTGGCCTAATCGAAAACCCAGCCCTGGGCCGTAACGAAGCAATCATGTCTGTGATGCTAGCAGCTGCTGCTGCAATTGTTATGTTCACTAAGATTGATGCAGCGAAGATTTCTTCAGCGCCAACATTCCGCTCTGGTATGACTGCGTGTGTATGTGTACTAGGTGTGGCTTGGTTAGGTTCAACGTTTGTAAACGCACACGTTGCTGAAATCAAAGACGTAGCTGGCGCTCTACTGGCTGACTACCCTTGGATGCTGGCTCTTGTTCTGTTCTTCGCTTCTATGCTGCTTTACTCTCAAGGTGCAACAACCGTTGCACTGATGCCTGCAGCTCTTGCGATTGGCGTAGCACCACTAACAGCCGTGGCTTCTTTTGCTGCAGTAAGTGCACTGTTCGTACTTCCAACTTACCCTACGCTACTGGCAGCGGTTGAGATGGATGACACAGGCTCAACGCGTATTGGTAAGTATGTATTTAACCACCCATTCTTCATTCCTGGTGTGGCAACAATCAGTACTGCGGTAGCACTAGGCTTCGCATTCGGCGGTCTGTTTATCTAA
- the aspA gene encoding aspartate ammonia-lyase has translation MATQSEAQVEAPQATRLEEDLLGQRHVPADAYYGIHTLRAVENFNISNVTISDVPEFVRGMVMTKKAAALANKELGVIPSEVAKYIIQACDLILDTGKCMDQFPSDVFQGGAGTSVNMNANEVVANVALELMGKEKGQYEFINPNDHVNRSQSTNCAYPTGFRISVYNSVRKLIDAIEYLKGAFELKSQEFNTILKMGRTQLQDAVPMTVGQEFHAWAVTINEEIKNLEYTSKLLLEVNLGATAIGTGLNAAPGYQGLAVKHLAEVTGLECVAAEDLIEATSDCGAYVMTHGALKRLAVKLSKICNDLRLLSSGPRTGLNELNLPELQAGSSIMPAKVNPVVPEVVNQVCFKVLGNDNTVSFAAEGGQLQLNVMEPVIAQSMFESLDILTNACVNLRDKCVDGITVNKEVCESHVFNSIGIVTYLNPYIGHHEGDIVGKICAETGKSVRDVVLERGLLTEEELDDIFSVENLMHPQYKAKRYE, from the coding sequence ATGGCTACTCAATCAGAAGCTCAAGTTGAAGCTCCTCAAGCTACTCGTCTCGAAGAAGATCTATTAGGTCAACGTCATGTTCCGGCTGATGCTTACTACGGCATCCACACTCTACGCGCAGTTGAAAACTTCAACATCTCAAATGTAACGATCTCAGATGTACCTGAATTCGTTCGCGGTATGGTGATGACTAAGAAAGCAGCGGCTTTAGCAAACAAAGAGTTAGGTGTAATTCCAAGCGAAGTGGCTAAATACATCATCCAAGCTTGTGACCTAATTCTAGACACGGGTAAGTGCATGGATCAGTTCCCATCGGACGTTTTCCAAGGTGGTGCTGGTACTTCTGTAAACATGAACGCAAACGAAGTTGTTGCGAACGTGGCTCTTGAACTTATGGGCAAAGAAAAAGGCCAATACGAGTTCATCAACCCGAACGACCATGTAAACCGCAGCCAATCTACAAACTGTGCTTACCCAACTGGCTTCCGTATCTCTGTTTACAACAGCGTTCGTAAACTGATTGATGCGATCGAATACCTAAAAGGTGCATTCGAGCTTAAGAGCCAAGAATTCAACACGATTTTGAAGATGGGTCGTACTCAGCTTCAAGACGCAGTTCCAATGACGGTTGGCCAAGAGTTCCACGCTTGGGCTGTAACCATCAATGAAGAAATCAAAAACCTAGAATACACTTCAAAACTACTGCTTGAAGTAAACCTAGGCGCAACGGCTATCGGTACAGGTCTGAACGCAGCACCGGGTTACCAAGGCCTAGCAGTGAAACACCTAGCAGAAGTAACAGGCCTAGAGTGTGTTGCGGCTGAAGATTTAATCGAAGCAACATCTGACTGTGGCGCATACGTAATGACGCACGGCGCACTTAAGCGTCTAGCTGTGAAACTGTCTAAAATTTGTAACGATTTGCGTCTGCTTTCTTCTGGCCCTCGTACTGGTCTGAACGAGCTAAACCTACCTGAACTGCAAGCCGGTTCTTCAATCATGCCTGCTAAAGTAAACCCAGTTGTGCCAGAAGTAGTAAACCAAGTTTGCTTTAAAGTTCTAGGTAACGACAACACGGTTTCTTTCGCTGCAGAAGGTGGTCAACTGCAACTGAACGTAATGGAACCCGTTATTGCACAAAGCATGTTTGAGTCTCTAGACATCCTAACAAACGCTTGTGTGAACCTACGCGACAAGTGTGTAGACGGCATTACTGTAAACAAAGAAGTGTGTGAATCTCACGTATTTAACTCTATCGGTATCGTTACTTACCTAAACCCATACATTGGCCACCACGAGGGTGACATTGTTGGTAAGATCTGTGCTGAGACAGGTAAGAGCGTGCGTGATGTGGTTCTAGAGCGCGGTTTATTAACCGAAGAAGAACTTGATGACATTTTCTCTGTTGAAAATTTGATGCATCCTCAGTATAAAGCGAAGCGCTACGAATAA
- a CDS encoding FxsA family protein: MFPILLLLFIFVPIIEIGLFIQVGGFLGLWPTIALVLITAFVGASLVRSQGIQTLMSVQGRLQQGEMPAQQILEGVMLAVAGVLLLTPGFMTDALGMLVLLPAPRAMIAKKMMEKMVVTNMSGGFHAGGQAGFGQSPFGQDPFNRDPSDQSKDGNTFEGEFEKKDDDNDRNRLN; this comes from the coding sequence GTGTTTCCTATCTTATTATTACTATTTATCTTCGTACCCATCATTGAGATTGGGCTATTTATTCAAGTTGGTGGCTTCTTAGGATTGTGGCCAACTATTGCGTTGGTTTTGATCACGGCATTTGTGGGTGCATCGCTGGTTCGTAGCCAAGGCATTCAGACACTTATGTCTGTGCAAGGTCGTTTGCAACAAGGCGAAATGCCAGCACAACAGATTCTTGAAGGCGTGATGCTTGCAGTTGCCGGTGTATTGCTGCTGACTCCGGGTTTTATGACGGACGCACTCGGTATGTTGGTATTGTTACCAGCACCAAGAGCGATGATTGCCAAGAAAATGATGGAAAAAATGGTGGTGACCAACATGTCTGGTGGTTTCCATGCCGGTGGACAAGCTGGTTTTGGCCAGAGCCCATTTGGACAAGACCCATTCAATCGCGATCCATCTGACCAATCAAAAGACGGCAACACCTTTGAAGGTGAGTTTGAGAAGAAAGACGACGACAACGATCGTAACCGCTTAAACTAA
- the trmL gene encoding tRNA (uridine(34)/cytosine(34)/5-carboxymethylaminomethyluridine(34)-2'-O)-methyltransferase TrmL, producing MFDIALYEPEIAPNTGNIIRLCANCGANLHLIEPLGFDFEEKKVRRAGLDYHDLARVKRHKNLEAFLEYLENEREGDFRIFACTTKTTGHHVDAKFQQGDVLMFGPETRGLPAEFIESMPMEQRIRIPMMPDARSLNLSNAVAIIAFEAWRQMGFEGAV from the coding sequence ATGTTTGATATCGCTCTATACGAACCAGAAATTGCACCCAATACGGGTAACATCATCCGCCTATGTGCTAACTGCGGCGCAAACCTGCACCTGATTGAACCGCTTGGCTTTGATTTTGAAGAGAAGAAGGTTCGTCGTGCTGGATTGGATTACCACGACCTTGCACGAGTTAAGCGTCACAAGAACCTAGAAGCTTTCCTTGAGTATCTAGAGAATGAACGCGAGGGTGACTTCCGCATCTTTGCTTGCACCACTAAAACGACAGGCCACCACGTTGATGCGAAATTCCAACAAGGTGATGTGTTGATGTTTGGCCCAGAAACTCGCGGGCTGCCTGCTGAGTTCATCGAAAGTATGCCAATGGAACAACGCATTCGTATTCCAATGATGCCAGACGCGCGCAGCCTGAACCTGTCTAACGCAGTGGCAATCATTGCTTTTGAAGCATGGCGACAAATGGGTTTTGAAGGCGCGGTATAA
- the cpxA gene encoding envelope stress sensor histidine kinase CpxA: protein MRIPKITSLYGRIFAIFWFTMLLVLLSVLSLPHLDPRVARDVPADHLDKLERIAKITEKRYAKEPNLGKIVFQLEAPRSRKDSRARIYLTDLEGAVLTSKRHSDYKLKAIRNFVTSIDNPEVPKQKLYGHYMVAGPVPIKLAGEELLMYAGIKWTQPPPFLLRLFDRPLQLLLAVMLASTPLLLWLAWALSQPARRLERAAQRVAKGQFEVDPTLEKGTSEFRQAGESFNQMVEAVNQMISGQQRLLSDISHELRSPLTRLRMANALAIRKQGESQELERIDTEAQRLEQMISELLTLSRMQVDSHITREVQPISSLWEEILKDAEFEAEQMGKQLTFSEIPERSISGNPKLLMSALDNITRNAIYYGKDQVDVQFHVVQDQLTICVNDNGDGVPEDELDSIFRPFYRVSTARDRNTGGTGLGLTITESAIRQHSGTITATRSQLGGLQIEISLPILPL, encoded by the coding sequence ATGCGTATACCTAAAATCACCAGCTTATATGGACGTATCTTTGCTATCTTTTGGTTCACCATGTTACTGGTGCTTTTGTCGGTGCTGTCACTTCCCCATTTAGACCCTCGAGTCGCGCGCGATGTGCCTGCAGATCACCTCGATAAACTCGAGCGTATCGCTAAAATCACAGAGAAACGCTACGCCAAAGAACCAAATCTGGGCAAGATTGTCTTCCAACTTGAGGCACCACGCAGCCGCAAGGATTCTCGCGCTCGCATCTATCTGACCGATCTTGAGGGCGCAGTCCTTACCTCGAAAAGGCATTCAGACTACAAACTTAAAGCGATTCGCAACTTTGTTACCTCGATAGATAACCCTGAAGTGCCGAAACAAAAACTGTACGGACACTACATGGTGGCAGGTCCAGTACCCATCAAACTCGCGGGTGAAGAGTTGTTGATGTACGCCGGAATAAAGTGGACTCAACCACCTCCGTTCTTGTTACGCCTGTTTGATAGACCTCTGCAGTTACTGCTTGCGGTTATGTTGGCGAGTACCCCGCTATTGCTTTGGCTAGCTTGGGCACTGAGTCAACCCGCTCGCAGGCTAGAACGCGCGGCACAACGCGTGGCGAAAGGTCAATTCGAGGTCGATCCAACACTCGAAAAAGGTACTTCAGAGTTCAGACAAGCGGGTGAAAGCTTTAACCAGATGGTAGAAGCGGTAAACCAGATGATTTCGGGGCAACAACGCCTGCTCTCTGATATCTCACACGAGCTCCGCTCGCCACTGACACGTCTTCGCATGGCCAATGCACTGGCGATTCGTAAACAAGGCGAGAGCCAAGAGTTAGAACGCATTGATACCGAAGCACAGCGTTTGGAACAGATGATCAGTGAGCTGCTGACGCTATCTCGTATGCAGGTCGACAGCCATATTACTCGTGAGGTTCAGCCTATCTCGAGCCTATGGGAAGAGATCTTAAAAGACGCAGAGTTTGAAGCCGAACAGATGGGCAAACAACTGACGTTCTCGGAGATCCCAGAACGCTCTATTTCGGGGAACCCTAAACTGCTGATGAGTGCGCTAGACAACATTACACGCAATGCCATCTACTACGGTAAAGACCAAGTGGATGTGCAATTCCATGTGGTTCAAGATCAGCTGACGATTTGTGTGAACGATAATGGCGATGGTGTACCAGAGGATGAGCTGGATTCTATCTTCAGACCTTTCTATCGCGTTTCCACTGCCCGTGATCGTAATACCGGCGGCACAGGTCTTGGATTAACCATTACTGAAAGTGCGATTCGCCAACACAGCGGAACCATCACGGCGACCCGCAGCCAACTCGGTGGATTACAGATAGAAATCAGCTTGCCGATCCTCCCCCTCTAG
- a CDS encoding response regulator, with product MANILLIDDDTELTSLLKDILSFEGFTVSEANDGYAGLEAINDEIDLILLDVMMPRLNGMETLKKLRENWETPVLMLTAKGEEIDRVIGLELGADDYLPKPFSDRELLARIRAILRRTQTATAPKAASDRVQYQDIEVFPGKQEAYCNGELIDLTTTEFALLSHLIQNPGQVITKEALSLDVLGKRLAAFDRAIDMHISNLRKKIPERTDGKSRIKTLRGRGYLLVEED from the coding sequence ATGGCGAACATTCTTCTTATTGATGACGACACCGAGTTAACCAGCTTACTCAAAGACATTCTGAGCTTTGAGGGCTTCACTGTTTCCGAAGCCAATGATGGCTATGCAGGGCTGGAAGCTATCAATGATGAGATTGACCTGATTCTTTTGGATGTGATGATGCCGCGTCTTAATGGCATGGAAACACTAAAGAAACTGAGAGAAAATTGGGAAACACCAGTGCTGATGCTGACCGCAAAAGGCGAAGAGATCGACCGTGTGATTGGTCTTGAGCTTGGCGCGGACGATTACCTGCCTAAACCTTTCAGTGACCGAGAATTGTTAGCGCGTATTCGAGCTATCTTGCGTCGAACTCAAACCGCCACCGCGCCTAAAGCGGCCAGTGATAGAGTTCAATATCAAGACATCGAAGTTTTCCCGGGTAAACAAGAAGCCTACTGCAATGGTGAGCTCATCGATCTCACCACCACCGAGTTCGCTCTACTGAGTCACCTTATCCAAAACCCAGGGCAAGTGATCACCAAAGAAGCATTGAGCCTAGATGTATTAGGTAAAAGGCTCGCAGCGTTTGACCGTGCGATAGACATGCACATCTCCAACCTGCGTAAGAAAATTCCTGAGCGCACTGACGGTAAATCACGCATCAAAACCTTACGAGGCCGTGGCTACTTATTGGTAGAGGAAGATTAA
- a CDS encoding CpxP family protein — MKMTKKLVLAAAALPLMLGTASAFAYGGGDKGDHKGMHGKCGGFDKKVMRQLDLTDAQKTELKEMREANRAEMKEKHAGNKADKMAKMKAHQEKVQALVLADNFDEAAANDLASQMVEKQTERRVAMLKKQHEMMSVLTAEQKTQLKEIQQERMTKCADKMEKRMNKDK, encoded by the coding sequence ATGAAAATGACTAAGAAACTTGTACTAGCAGCTGCGGCACTTCCACTAATGTTAGGTACAGCAAGCGCGTTCGCATATGGCGGCGGCGATAAAGGCGACCATAAAGGCATGCACGGTAAATGTGGTGGCTTCGATAAGAAAGTGATGCGTCAACTAGACCTGACTGATGCACAAAAAACAGAATTGAAAGAGATGCGCGAAGCGAACCGCGCTGAGATGAAAGAAAAACACGCTGGCAATAAAGCCGATAAAATGGCGAAAATGAAAGCGCACCAAGAAAAAGTTCAAGCATTGGTACTGGCTGACAATTTTGACGAAGCAGCAGCAAACGACCTAGCAAGCCAAATGGTTGAGAAGCAAACTGAGCGTCGCGTAGCAATGCTTAAGAAGCAACACGAAATGATGAGCGTACTAACGGCTGAGCAAAAGACTCAACTGAAAGAAATCCAACAAGAGCGCATGACTAAGTGTGCTGACAAAATGGAAAAACGCATGAACAAAGACAAGTAA